The DNA sequence TATTACGGCCTATTCGGCCTTTTCTCCTAATGGCGATCAAAATAACGATTACTGGCATATAGATAATATCGAATTATATCCTGACGCCTTAGTCGAAGTTTTTAACCGTTGGGGAGATAGAGTCTATTCCACTAAAAAATATATTAACGCTTGGGAAGGCGCATGGCAAGGCATGTATGAAAGTATGCCCTTACCCTCAGCAACTTATTATTATGTAATAACCCTTAATAACGATGAGCCACCTATTGCGGGAACCGTAACTATCGTTCGTTAAATTAAAAATCAATGAAGAAGGTCTTAATTGTTGTTCTAGTTTTTGTTGCGGCTTTGTCTAAAGCTCAACAACTTCCTATGTACAGTCAATATCTTACCAATGATTTTGTTCTGAACCCTGCAATTGCAGGGTCAAAGCCCTATTTTCCTATTCAAATCAATTCACGATCACAATGGTCTGGTTTAGGAGCGATTGCTCCTAAAACTAATACATTAAGTTATCATATGCCATTGGCTTATGATGCTATTGGACTAGGAGCGGTTATCATGCAAGACGAAACAGGGCCTTATAGTCAGATAGGAATAAGCTTATCTTTTGCATATCACGTTCAGCTTGACGAAGACAATACTACTCGACTGTCTTTAGGTATGAGTGGATTAATGACGCAACACACTCTTAATCAAGGTCAGTTAACATTCCAAAATCCTGATCCTGAATTTGAAGGAGGTAGTTTTTCAAAAATGGTTCCTGACGCTAGTGTGGGCGCATATCTATATTCTAAAAACTTCTCTTTGAGCGCTTCTGCTCATCAATTGTTTGAGTCCACGTTTAAAGAATCAGTTTCTAATATTTTTGGGGATAACACACAGGTACGCCATTATTTTGTGCACGGATCATACCGAATTGACATACACTCCGATTTAGCTATTGAGCCGTCTATACTCGCCAAGTCATTAGAGTCTAGCCCTACACAATTTGATTTTAACGCTCGAGTTATCATAGACAACAACTACTGGATGGGCTTGTCTTTACGTTCTTCACAATCTTTAGTAGCTTTAGCTGGCTTAAACATGGGAAGTTTGTTTTTGTCCTATTCTTTTGATTATGGTATCAGTTCGTTAAGCACAGTAGCTTCAGGTTCACACGAGATATCCTTAGGTTTTAACATTAATGATAAGCGAAAAAGAAGACATACTTATTATTGGTAAGCCATTACTTTATCTACCTTTGAGCCCTATTTCCAATTTAAAAGTTTAGCGATGAAAAAAGTCGATGTTATAATTGTTGGCCAAGGTATGGCAGGAACATTTTTAGCTCATGACTTGATAGATGCACAACAATCGGTGGCTATTATAGACTTGAATCTAAAGGCATCAGCAAGTCGGGTAGCAGCCGGATTGATAAACCCTGTTGGCATGAAACGTTGCATTCCTTCGTACAACGCACACCTTTATTTCCCAAAGGCTATCGAGCGGTACAAAGACTTAGAAAGGAAGTTGAACGCTTCATTTTTAGAGCTTAAACCCATATTACGTTTGTTTGCTAATCAAGATGTTAA is a window from the Flavobacteriales bacterium genome containing:
- a CDS encoding type IX secretion system membrane protein PorP/SprF; this translates as MKKVLIVVLVFVAALSKAQQLPMYSQYLTNDFVLNPAIAGSKPYFPIQINSRSQWSGLGAIAPKTNTLSYHMPLAYDAIGLGAVIMQDETGPYSQIGISLSFAYHVQLDEDNTTRLSLGMSGLMTQHTLNQGQLTFQNPDPEFEGGSFSKMVPDASVGAYLYSKNFSLSASAHQLFESTFKESVSNIFGDNTQVRHYFVHGSYRIDIHSDLAIEPSILAKSLESSPTQFDFNARVIIDNNYWMGLSLRSSQSLVALAGLNMGSLFLSYSFDYGISSLSTVASGSHEISLGFNINDKRKRRHTYYW